A genomic window from Fibrobacterota bacterium includes:
- a CDS encoding fibro-slime domain-containing protein, whose amino-acid sequence MHRAFERIGITQLLKAVALIGLFSVPASAQKTLMIMVDYFGQRTQTDTIINLQVFQPTAEIKYKGGNPPSPVLTNAYDTEKLGWWYALPNFNPDDYAMGRVRFNTRYSRGWYQNDSTYRASAGDTLFFPDTQKTFTYQPQGGNQLTVTLPLIAPKFFVFPSASTYRGPKLYQAAGNSETQLLNMRATVTVGTKSVVQPGALDKCLESVPGDTVWIRWGTPTNPPGQSPMEADMQCFGYNPFSTRFGIVNIRNPWPGADLPVVEFNGQNIPMYPNATNPDWLTADLRFIAVNGTPSGVIRFKKGAGSSNYFDSAGIDQGVVMPFTITSGGANWYFIPSEAGVGILSGKGALPKPTHTIYVQNPWKPGSPRLMWQEDNNLHVMRPTQSCGWYSYPLFGAPKSILIGHSFEDSTYGATGVQFRQRANWVTIPASAITAKNETWIQTMNAANARVPAVATGSPVLKDCSYDTLKLVMEAFDFKGRGETGGNPSFQVGGATEGKGEASSGLVKGMVLSTLDTNGLPIYSGKDSGDWQSGGINNKGPALALPLAQNLWKKSTPSNWFDTTALRAAVPGIAIGHTCLELPLAKGGPKDSGYYKFADTSFFPLDTISDRRGYSPLLATDNQQHNFLFCLHGHAAFEYTPGLKFEFRGDDDVWVFINNKLAVDLGGSHAPESTFVNLDKLRLREGSVYPFDIFYCERQRSGSSILIRTIMDLQPSWKYKAQVARSGTGLKIDILGNQKNNFVPSCADLMKPQAESWVTTNGRMVVVGPENSGLNDIHTSDVSLYGGNLTYSGGSIILDTNKLKDDPALSWPGTYQIRIESRLGDSLYTVKFTKAFGVVVVDGTVLDGDGDGVADSVLLVAPAPLFKDSPAYTLVWFNAMGVRDSVKPAATSGRLISDSIIVMPLAGKNWGRRTTLPAGIKPDSLGWVNTRPNGGTKVVSNPIKLRDGMGPFADSARILFSSVAGAPDTLRIWVNEPSLVNGAALPGDFYSMLGNRIAPRGLVSALVPTMVDARTFEFLLPGTHGISPADSLRLAGRIADILGNSAAKSSVWVPIRSNAQGTAAIRDVNGDGMADLISVNVRGSLVGVKYAKIVWAGLTKTWELAIVANGSFTLPAPAGDAFPKGLTACLAGGCTVQFQDAAKQPLQTWALMDSVPPVVLYGSYRFGVTEDQLQVKFSEPVTLSALPQDQAKPWIEVGPLAGRRAIAHSAAALVGNDSAVLTVPIVLGLAGGEDSASLVVGSAAGALLDALGNKVGSHSAWGPIRFGVPPLLAAMSDPNGVGTATHVKLTAGRSVPAAALLAVSSVALSWGSASDARTIPVSALTGAPGVWTGTFPVPFPFGATSCPGCQGIVSGVDGSSNVILELDSVPPVIVKGKVRYTGTAGHPDTLIISLSEPWNSAAPNTALQQAIAHVGRTGRDLPVAPMLGWMKLSPTEFALFVDSSLTATWLLGDSVRLAPAPNGPVNDEFKNFPGLVTPWAPLEFGLRPPLVEFTVIHPILTHNPAVDVGSLAGKPRLSLLVVDQSGKNLYVVDDYLQKSTKGFIEGGNPPVHDSASVIMIRAKLNRPIQSGTLLIYDNLGISVLRQDIGDLSKLWDPESKDQMREIFMQWDGRGQEKAFVATGVYLIRLVAKVDNGAGGSDLVNHLWKVGFKNAPK is encoded by the coding sequence ATGCATCGAGCATTCGAACGGATCGGGATCACGCAGCTGTTGAAGGCCGTCGCCTTGATCGGCTTGTTTTCCGTCCCCGCCAGCGCCCAGAAAACGCTGATGATCATGGTGGACTACTTCGGTCAGCGCACCCAGACCGATACCATCATCAATCTGCAGGTGTTTCAGCCCACAGCAGAAATCAAGTACAAGGGTGGGAACCCTCCCTCTCCCGTACTCACGAACGCCTATGACACGGAAAAGCTCGGCTGGTGGTACGCCCTGCCCAATTTCAATCCGGACGACTACGCCATGGGTCGAGTCCGCTTCAATACTCGTTACTCGCGTGGTTGGTACCAAAACGACTCCACCTATCGCGCTTCGGCAGGTGATACCCTCTTCTTCCCGGACACGCAGAAGACGTTCACCTACCAGCCTCAGGGAGGTAACCAGCTAACGGTGACGCTCCCTCTGATCGCTCCGAAATTTTTCGTTTTCCCCAGCGCCTCCACCTACCGTGGCCCCAAGCTCTACCAAGCCGCTGGAAACAGCGAAACCCAGTTGTTGAACATGCGGGCAACGGTCACCGTGGGCACCAAATCCGTGGTTCAGCCAGGCGCTTTGGACAAATGCTTGGAATCCGTGCCGGGCGATACCGTATGGATCCGTTGGGGAACACCGACCAATCCGCCAGGCCAGAGCCCGATGGAGGCGGATATGCAGTGCTTCGGCTACAACCCGTTCAGCACGCGGTTTGGCATCGTGAACATCCGCAACCCCTGGCCAGGTGCTGACCTGCCCGTGGTTGAATTCAACGGCCAAAACATCCCCATGTATCCCAACGCGACCAATCCGGACTGGCTCACGGCCGACCTTCGGTTCATTGCGGTCAACGGGACTCCCTCCGGCGTGATCCGTTTCAAGAAGGGAGCGGGTAGCAGCAATTACTTCGATTCGGCAGGTATCGATCAAGGCGTGGTGATGCCCTTCACGATCACTTCGGGTGGTGCCAACTGGTACTTCATTCCCTCCGAGGCCGGAGTGGGGATCCTTTCCGGTAAAGGTGCCTTGCCCAAGCCCACCCACACCATCTACGTCCAAAACCCTTGGAAGCCGGGCAGTCCTCGCCTGATGTGGCAGGAAGACAACAACCTCCATGTGATGCGCCCCACCCAGTCTTGCGGATGGTACTCCTACCCCCTCTTTGGCGCACCCAAGAGCATTTTGATCGGCCATTCGTTCGAAGACTCCACCTATGGTGCCACTGGCGTGCAGTTCCGCCAGCGCGCCAACTGGGTGACGATTCCTGCCTCGGCCATCACTGCCAAAAACGAGACCTGGATCCAAACCATGAATGCGGCCAACGCCCGCGTTCCAGCGGTGGCCACGGGCTCACCGGTTCTCAAGGATTGCTCCTACGACACACTGAAGCTGGTGATGGAAGCCTTCGACTTCAAGGGTCGTGGCGAAACCGGTGGGAATCCCTCCTTCCAGGTGGGTGGGGCCACCGAAGGAAAGGGAGAGGCCAGTTCCGGCTTGGTGAAGGGAATGGTGCTCAGCACCCTGGATACGAACGGTCTTCCCATCTATTCGGGCAAGGACTCCGGCGATTGGCAATCCGGTGGCATCAACAACAAAGGCCCGGCGCTGGCTTTGCCCTTGGCCCAGAACCTCTGGAAAAAATCCACTCCCTCCAACTGGTTCGATACCACAGCTCTGCGGGCGGCGGTCCCTGGCATTGCCATCGGTCACACCTGTCTGGAGCTGCCGTTGGCCAAGGGAGGCCCCAAGGACAGTGGCTACTACAAGTTTGCAGACACTTCCTTCTTCCCGCTGGACACCATCTCCGATCGTCGGGGCTACTCGCCTTTGCTCGCCACCGACAACCAGCAACACAACTTCCTGTTTTGCTTGCACGGTCACGCGGCGTTCGAATACACCCCGGGGTTGAAGTTCGAATTCCGCGGTGACGACGACGTCTGGGTGTTCATCAACAACAAGCTGGCGGTGGATCTGGGTGGCAGCCACGCACCGGAATCCACGTTCGTGAATCTGGACAAGCTCCGCCTGCGTGAAGGCAGCGTCTATCCATTCGACATCTTCTACTGCGAGCGGCAGCGAAGCGGGTCCTCCATCCTGATTCGCACCATCATGGACCTCCAGCCCTCCTGGAAATACAAGGCCCAGGTGGCTCGGTCCGGAACCGGCCTGAAGATCGACATCCTGGGCAACCAGAAGAACAACTTCGTTCCATCCTGCGCGGATCTGATGAAGCCCCAGGCGGAGTCCTGGGTGACCACCAACGGTCGCATGGTGGTGGTGGGGCCGGAGAATTCCGGACTCAACGACATCCACACTTCCGACGTCAGCCTGTACGGAGGCAACCTGACCTACTCAGGCGGCTCCATCATTTTGGACACCAACAAGCTGAAGGACGATCCGGCCCTGAGTTGGCCGGGCACCTACCAGATCCGGATCGAATCCCGTCTCGGAGATTCCCTGTACACCGTGAAGTTCACCAAGGCGTTCGGTGTGGTTGTGGTGGATGGAACCGTTCTGGACGGTGATGGCGACGGCGTTGCGGATTCCGTCTTGCTGGTGGCTCCGGCTCCACTCTTCAAGGACTCCCCAGCCTATACGCTGGTCTGGTTCAATGCGATGGGGGTTCGCGATTCGGTGAAGCCTGCCGCCACCAGCGGCCGACTGATCAGTGATTCGATCATCGTCATGCCCTTGGCCGGAAAGAACTGGGGACGTCGCACCACACTGCCTGCCGGGATCAAGCCAGACAGCTTGGGATGGGTGAACACCCGGCCCAACGGCGGCACCAAGGTGGTTTCCAATCCGATCAAACTGCGTGATGGAATGGGGCCCTTCGCCGATTCGGCCCGGATCCTGTTCAGCTCCGTTGCCGGTGCTCCGGACACCCTGCGCATTTGGGTGAATGAGCCCAGTCTGGTCAATGGAGCCGCTTTGCCCGGTGATTTCTACTCCATGCTGGGGAATCGAATTGCCCCCAGAGGCTTGGTATCGGCTTTGGTACCCACCATGGTGGACGCGCGAACTTTCGAATTCCTGCTGCCAGGCACTCATGGGATTTCCCCTGCCGATTCATTGCGATTGGCGGGGCGGATTGCCGATATTCTTGGCAATTCGGCCGCCAAATCCAGCGTTTGGGTCCCCATTCGCTCCAATGCGCAAGGAACAGCGGCCATCAGGGACGTGAACGGCGATGGCATGGCCGACCTCATCTCCGTGAACGTTCGCGGAAGTCTGGTGGGGGTCAAGTACGCCAAAATTGTTTGGGCTGGCTTGACCAAGACCTGGGAGCTTGCGATCGTCGCCAACGGCTCGTTCACCCTCCCGGCGCCTGCCGGAGATGCCTTCCCCAAGGGATTGACCGCTTGCCTGGCGGGAGGCTGCACCGTTCAGTTCCAGGACGCGGCCAAGCAGCCGCTTCAAACCTGGGCTCTGATGGACAGCGTGCCTCCCGTGGTCTTGTACGGATCGTATCGCTTCGGGGTCACCGAGGATCAATTGCAGGTCAAATTCAGCGAACCTGTCACACTCAGCGCCCTTCCCCAGGACCAAGCCAAACCGTGGATCGAAGTCGGTCCCTTGGCTGGACGTCGGGCGATCGCCCACAGCGCGGCTGCACTGGTTGGAAACGATTCGGCGGTCTTGACCGTGCCCATCGTCCTTGGCTTGGCAGGTGGAGAAGATTCCGCCAGCTTGGTGGTTGGTAGCGCCGCCGGCGCGTTGCTCGATGCGCTCGGGAACAAGGTGGGCAGCCACAGCGCCTGGGGTCCCATCCGCTTCGGGGTTCCTCCACTACTGGCGGCGATGTCTGATCCTAACGGCGTCGGGACGGCGACCCATGTCAAGCTCACCGCAGGGAGGTCTGTTCCTGCAGCGGCCTTGCTGGCTGTCTCCTCGGTGGCTTTGAGCTGGGGAAGCGCATCCGATGCGCGAACCATCCCTGTGAGCGCCCTGACCGGAGCGCCCGGTGTTTGGACCGGCACCTTCCCCGTGCCGTTTCCTTTCGGTGCGACAAGCTGCCCTGGTTGCCAAGGCATCGTCTCGGGCGTGGATGGCTCCTCCAACGTGATCCTTGAACTGGACTCGGTTCCTCCTGTGATCGTGAAGGGTAAGGTTCGGTACACCGGTACCGCCGGTCATCCCGACACTCTGATCATCAGCCTCTCGGAGCCCTGGAATAGCGCGGCCCCCAATACGGCTTTGCAGCAAGCGATCGCCCATGTGGGACGCACCGGACGCGATTTGCCAGTGGCACCGATGCTCGGATGGATGAAGCTTTCGCCAACGGAATTCGCCCTCTTCGTCGACAGCTCGCTCACCGCGACGTGGCTGCTTGGTGATTCTGTGCGACTGGCTCCCGCACCGAATGGACCCGTGAACGACGAGTTCAAGAATTTCCCTGGTTTGGTCACGCCCTGGGCCCCGCTGGAATTCGGTCTGCGCCCACCCTTGGTTGAATTCACCGTGATTCACCCGATTCTGACGCACAATCCAGCGGTTGATGTGGGCAGCCTAGCCGGAAAGCCCCGGCTGAGCTTGCTCGTGGTCGATCAATCCGGGAAGAATCTGTACGTCGTGGACGACTACCTTCAGAAGTCCACGAAAGGGTTCATCGAAGGCGGAAACCCTCCTGTCCACGACAGCGCTTCAGTGATCATGATCCGTGCCAAACTCAACCGCCCGATCCAGAGCGGCACCTTGCTGATCTACGACAACCTGGGCATCAGCGTCCTGCGCCAAGACATCGGGGACCTCTCGAAGCTGTGGGATCCGGAGAGCAAAGACCAGATGCGAGAGATCTTCATGCAGTGGGACGGTCGCGGACAGGAAAAGGCGTTCGTTGCCACAGGCGTCTACCTGATCCGATTGGTCGCCAAGGTCGACAACGGGGCGGGTGGATCCGATCTGGTGAACCACCTTTGGAAGGTCGGATTCAAGAACGCCCCCAAGTAA
- a CDS encoding flippase-like domain-containing protein yields MRQLRRILWPIVQALVTVALIAWIVRRNNPGAVAHHLQVMNPWWMALAIGVMFASILLGTWQWACLLSAQGIHLTRLRLLRAYCLGMFLNFVLPSGVGGDVVRAVQIHKHAQAGTRGVAATLLDRFAGLFTLALFASVASWLLVAKQSDPLFSKLAWGSGFVSLAFCVASLVLFSRRVVGWISPMARILGEGKLLDKARDLRSSFLLYRDEPGVVVRVVALSVATQFLRLIVHWCAARALGLPLDFAWILLFIPVVSLIAIVPVSVGGWGLREGAQKTFFSYPGVMPGLATDAAISGSLALALVTSFLGMLTPALAGLVLGIVLSWRNTNVKSQEVET; encoded by the coding sequence ATGAGGCAGTTACGCCGGATTCTCTGGCCCATCGTGCAGGCGTTGGTGACGGTCGCACTGATCGCATGGATCGTGCGCAGGAACAATCCGGGGGCGGTCGCCCATCATCTCCAAGTGATGAATCCCTGGTGGATGGCCTTGGCCATCGGCGTCATGTTCGCTTCCATTCTGCTGGGCACGTGGCAGTGGGCTTGCCTTTTGTCCGCACAAGGAATCCACCTGACGCGACTTCGGCTGTTGCGGGCGTATTGCCTGGGGATGTTCCTGAATTTCGTATTGCCTTCCGGAGTCGGTGGCGACGTGGTGCGGGCGGTGCAGATTCACAAGCACGCGCAGGCGGGAACGCGCGGGGTGGCCGCGACTCTCCTGGATCGCTTCGCCGGATTGTTCACGCTGGCCTTGTTCGCCTCGGTGGCTTCGTGGCTTCTGGTGGCCAAGCAGTCGGACCCCCTGTTTTCCAAGCTCGCGTGGGGGTCGGGATTCGTCTCGCTGGCGTTTTGCGTGGCCTCTCTCGTGTTGTTCTCGCGGCGCGTGGTGGGGTGGATCTCACCCATGGCACGCATCCTGGGCGAGGGGAAGCTCCTGGACAAGGCGCGCGATCTGCGATCCTCCTTCCTGCTCTATCGGGACGAGCCGGGCGTTGTGGTGCGCGTGGTGGCTCTGTCCGTGGCGACCCAGTTCCTGCGCCTGATCGTCCATTGGTGCGCCGCCCGTGCGCTGGGCCTTCCGTTGGACTTCGCCTGGATCCTGTTGTTCATCCCGGTGGTTTCGCTGATCGCGATCGTGCCGGTTTCTGTCGGTGGTTGGGGGTTGCGAGAGGGGGCGCAGAAGACGTTCTTCTCCTATCCCGGCGTGATGCCCGGATTGGCAACGGATGCGGCCATCTCCGGCAGCCTCGCGTTGGCATTGGTCACTAGTTTCCTGGGGATGCTGACGCCTGCGCTGGCCGGACTCGTCCTGGGGATCGTACTGTCATGGCGAAACACGAACGTGAAATCGCAAGAGGTGGAAACGTGA
- a CDS encoding glycosyltransferase family 2 protein codes for MNLSIVVPAWNEAESLPELFRQIREALADWDGTWEILVIDDGSRDETFEQVRKEHRKDARIRGVRFRRNAGKAAALAVGFQESQGDYVITMDADLQDDPAEIRPLMEMLDSGWDMVSGWKQVRNDPVDKTLPSRVFNALVQRVSGLKLHDFNCGLKAYKRNVLASLRLYGQMHRLLPVMAHWDGFKVCEKIVNHRPRQFGVSKYGIWRGFHGVFDLLTLWFLNRYLRRPLHLFGAIGVVAILLGFAPLPWFAYTWIVDGGLRVRPLLLASLGGVILGVQFLSLGLIAELVQSRDRNAEAPVAEKIL; via the coding sequence GTGAACTTGAGCATCGTGGTTCCGGCTTGGAACGAGGCGGAAAGCCTTCCCGAACTGTTCCGTCAGATCCGCGAGGCCCTCGCCGATTGGGATGGGACCTGGGAGATCCTCGTGATCGACGACGGCTCCCGCGACGAGACCTTCGAACAGGTCCGCAAGGAGCACCGCAAGGATGCGCGCATCCGCGGTGTCCGCTTCCGGCGCAACGCCGGCAAGGCCGCCGCGCTGGCCGTCGGCTTCCAGGAAAGCCAGGGCGACTACGTGATCACCATGGACGCCGATCTGCAGGACGATCCAGCCGAAATCCGACCGCTGATGGAAATGCTCGACTCCGGCTGGGACATGGTCTCGGGCTGGAAGCAGGTGCGCAACGATCCTGTGGACAAGACCCTCCCCAGCCGCGTGTTCAATGCCCTGGTGCAGCGCGTGTCCGGCTTGAAGCTCCACGACTTCAATTGCGGCTTGAAAGCCTACAAGCGCAACGTGCTGGCCAGTCTGCGCCTTTATGGCCAGATGCACCGCCTTCTGCCGGTCATGGCTCACTGGGACGGGTTCAAGGTCTGCGAAAAGATCGTCAACCACCGTCCTCGCCAGTTCGGGGTGAGCAAGTACGGCATTTGGCGCGGGTTCCATGGCGTCTTCGACCTGCTGACCTTGTGGTTTCTCAACCGCTACCTCCGCCGCCCTCTCCACCTGTTCGGGGCGATCGGTGTCGTGGCGATCCTTTTGGGATTCGCCCCGCTTCCTTGGTTCGCCTACACTTGGATCGTCGATGGGGGATTGCGGGTTCGCCCCTTGCTCCTGGCCTCCCTGGGAGGGGTGATCCTTGGAGTCCAATTTCTGTCCCTGGGCCTGATCGCGGAGCTGGTGCAGAGCCGCGACCGAAACGCGGAAGCTCCCGTGGCGGAGAAGATCCTCTGA
- a CDS encoding prepilin peptidase, with translation MAMVLVLAWAVGSCLGSFFNVAVWRIPRKQSVVSPGSRCPGCGHAIPWYRNLPVLTWVLQRGKCAWCGFRIPVFYVLVEALCGGLAVVTVWLTTSGGWPVDLALGWGVFALFAVPIALIDWEHFEIPDGLVASAFAMGLFVRTFFAEVPAEGFVESIRSAMLAAGGLYALHFFARVILGGWGNLVRSIRPKGIRWHWRRGWRGQCLQLVARWSAFDGDMEALGLGDVTLGLAAGACLGAPAVLLGLAPAAFFGVGGYFWRQRHPRSAQMALAAGVDPLAIPFGPFLAAGFLLSAWLLHGGSLGF, from the coding sequence TTGGCCATGGTCCTGGTTTTGGCCTGGGCCGTCGGATCCTGCCTGGGATCGTTCTTCAACGTGGCCGTCTGGCGCATTCCCCGCAAGCAGTCGGTGGTCTCCCCGGGATCGCGATGTCCCGGCTGTGGCCATGCCATTCCATGGTATCGGAACCTTCCCGTCCTGACGTGGGTCCTGCAGAGGGGGAAGTGCGCGTGGTGCGGGTTCAGGATCCCTGTTTTCTACGTGCTGGTCGAGGCTCTCTGCGGAGGTCTGGCCGTTGTGACCGTTTGGCTCACCACCTCTGGCGGATGGCCGGTCGATCTTGCCTTGGGGTGGGGTGTTTTCGCCCTGTTCGCGGTGCCCATCGCCCTGATCGATTGGGAACACTTCGAGATCCCCGATGGATTGGTCGCCTCGGCTTTCGCGATGGGGTTGTTTGTCCGAACCTTTTTCGCGGAAGTCCCTGCCGAAGGGTTTGTCGAGTCAATCCGTTCCGCGATGCTTGCCGCCGGCGGGTTGTATGCCCTTCATTTTTTCGCCCGGGTGATCCTTGGAGGCTGGGGAAACCTGGTGCGGTCCATTCGCCCCAAAGGAATCCGTTGGCATTGGCGTCGAGGTTGGCGAGGGCAATGCCTGCAATTGGTCGCCAGATGGTCGGCCTTTGACGGAGACATGGAAGCGTTGGGTTTGGGGGATGTGACCTTGGGGCTGGCGGCTGGCGCCTGCCTCGGAGCTCCGGCGGTGCTCCTGGGGCTGGCTCCCGCCGCATTTTTCGGTGTCGGAGGGTATTTCTGGCGTCAGCGACACCCACGCTCGGCACAAATGGCGTTGGCAGCTGGGGTCGACCCCTTGGCGATCCCCTTCGGTCCTTTCCTTGCCGCGGGGTTTTTATTGTCCGCATGGCTGCTTCACGGTGGTTCTTTGGGGTTCTGA